A portion of the Pelodiscus sinensis isolate JC-2024 chromosome 20, ASM4963464v1, whole genome shotgun sequence genome contains these proteins:
- the SOX9 gene encoding transcription factor SOX-9, which translates to MNLLDPFLKMTEEQDKCVSGAPSPTMSDDSAGSPCPSGSGSDTENTRPRENTFPKGDPELKKESEEDKFPVCIREAVSQVLKGYDWTLVPMPVRVNGSSKNKPHVKRPMNAFMVWAQAARRKLADQYPHLHNAELSKTLGKLWRLLNESEKRPFVEEAERLRVQHKKDHPDYKYQPRRRKSVKNGQAEQEEGAEQTHISPNAIFKALQADSPQSSSSMSEVHSPGEHSGQSQGPPTPPTTPKTDVQPGKQDLKREGRPLQEGGRQPPHIDFRDVDIGELSSDVISNIETFDVNEFDQYLPPNGHPGVPATHGQAGPVTYSGSYGISSTAATPAGAGHVWLSKQQPQPPPQAPPPPQHTLTPLSSEPGQAQQRTHIKTEQLSPSHYSEQQQHSPQQLNYSSFNLQHYSSSYPTITRSQYDYTDHQSSNSYYSHAAGQSTSLYSTFTYMSPTQRPMYTPIADTTGVPSIPQTHSPQHWEQPVYTQLTRP; encoded by the exons ATGAATCTCCTAGACCCCTTCCTGAAAATGACAGAAGAGCAGGACAAATGCGTCTCtggcgcccccagccccaccatgtCGGACGACTCCGCGGGGTCCCCTTGCCCCTCGGGCTCCGGGTCGGACACGGAGAACACCCGGCCCCGAGAGAACACCTTCCCCAAGGGCGACCCGGAGCTGAAGAAGGAGAGCGAGGAGGACAAGTTCCCGGTGTGCATCCGGGAGGCGGTCAGCCAGGTGCTGAAGGGCTACGACTGGACGCTGGTGCCCATGCCGGTGCGGGTGAACGGCTCCAGCAAGAACAAGCCGCACGTCAAGCGGCCCATGAACGCCTTCATGGTGTGGGCGCAGGCGGCGCGCAGGAAGCTGGCCGACCAGTACCCGCATCTGCACAACGCCGAGCTCAGCAAGACGCTGGGCAAGCTCTGGAG GCTGCTGAACGAGAGCGAGAAGCGCCCTTTCGTGGAGGAGGCCGAGCGGCTGCGGGTGCAGCACAAAAAGGACCATCCCGACTACAAGTACCAGCCCCGGAGGAGGAAGTCCGTGAAGAatgggcaggcagagcaggaggagggggccgAGCAAACCCACATCTCCCCCAACGCCATTTTCAAGGCCCTGCAGGCCGATTCGCCTCAGTCTTCCTCCAGCATGAGCGAGGTTCATTCTCCGGGAGAGCACTCTG gGCAGTCCCAGGGGCCCCCGACCCCCCCGACCACCCCCAAAACGGACGTCCAGCCGGGTAAGCAGGACCTGAAGCGAGAAGGGCGCCCGTTgcaggaaggaggaagacagcCGCCCCACATTGACTTCCGAGACGTGGACATCGGGGAGCTCAGCAGCGACGTCATCTCCAACATCGAGACCTTTGACGTCAACGAGTTTGACCAGTACCTGCCGCCCAACGGTCACCCCGGCGTCCCGGCCACACACGGGCAAGCCGGGCCAGTCACCTACAGCGGGAGCTACGGGATCAGCAGCACGGCCGCCACTCCCGCGGGGGCGGGGCACGTGTGGCTGTCCAAGCAACAGCCGCAGCCACCgccgcaggccccgcccccaccgcagcACACGCTGACCCCCCTGAGCAgcgagccaggccaggcccagcagagGACACACATAAAGACCGAGCAACTCAGCCCCAGCCATTACAGCGAGCAGCAACAGCATTCCCCTCAGCAGCTCAACTACAGCTCCTTCAACCTCCAGCACTACAGCTCCTCCTACCCGACCATCACCCGCTCACAGTACGACTACACCGACCACCAGAGCTCCAACTCCTACTACAGCCACGCTGCCGGCCAGAGCACCAGCCTCTATTCCACCTTCACGTACATGAGCCCCACCCAACGGCCCATGTACACGCCCATTGCAGACACTACCGGGGTCCCTTCCATCCCCCAGACCCACAGCCCACAACACTGGGAACAGCCTGTCTACACACAGCTGACTCGGCCCTAA